The following coding sequences lie in one Blattabacteriaceae bacterium genomic window:
- the rpmB gene encoding 50S ribosomal protein L28, with the protein MSKICQITGKRLIIGNRVSHSNKKTKRYFSINISKKRFFLTSEDRWITLKVSASGIKTINKVGIEKALKKKT; encoded by the coding sequence ATGTCTAAAATTTGTCAAATAACAGGAAAACGATTGATTATAGGAAATAGGGTTTCTCATTCCAATAAAAAGACGAAGCGTTATTTCAGTATTAACATAAGTAAGAAGAGATTTTTCCTAACATCTGAGGATCGTTGGATTACTCTGAAAGTTTCAGCTTCAGGGATAAAGACCATAAATAAGGTGGGTATAGAGAAAGCTTTGAAAAAAAAAACGTAA
- the rpsU gene encoding 30S ribosomal protein S21, translated as MKLTTFLKEGESIDKALKKYKKKIEKIHLLKEIRDRKYYIKPSSIRRSEINRAKYREYLRCKREE; from the coding sequence ATGAAATTAACTACATTTCTTAAAGAAGGAGAATCTATCGATAAAGCTTTAAAAAAGTACAAAAAAAAGATTGAAAAGATTCATCTTCTGAAAGAGATAAGGGATCGGAAATACTATATAAAGCCTTCTTCTATACGAAGAAGTGAAATAAACAGAGCTAAATATAGGGAGTATTTGAGGTGTAAACGAGAGGAATAA
- the rpmG gene encoding 50S ribosomal protein L33: protein MSKKKSNRIQVILECMEHRRSNIPGISRYITMKNRKNTLNRMELKKYNPILRRHTIHKEIK from the coding sequence GTGTCTAAAAAAAAATCTAATAGGATCCAAGTGATCCTTGAGTGTATGGAGCATAGAAGAAGTAATATTCCTGGAATATCTCGTTATATAACGATGAAAAATAGGAAGAATACGCTTAATAGAATGGAATTAAAAAAATATAATCCCATTCTTAGAAGACATACTATACACAAAGAGATAAAGTAA
- a CDS encoding DUF4295 family protein has translation MKKKKCKVIIFFKSSKTKAYSFEERILDADQVSIFLDDKKRENTK, from the coding sequence ATGAAAAAAAAAAAGTGCAAGGTAATTATTTTTTTTAAATCTTCTAAAACGAAAGCTTATTCTTTCGAAGAAAGGATCCTTGATGCGGATCAAGTGAGCATTTTCTTGGATGATAAAAAACGAGAAAATACAAAATAA
- the aroB gene encoding 3-dehydroquinate synthase gives MKNISILPSSVFFGEEAYKQLHIFSHKRDLSNIFILVDSNTREYCLPYLYNRVTFLRTAKIVEVPTGEKEKNIQNCIKIWKEFEKQNADRKSLLINLGGGVITDMGGFSASVFKRGISFLNVPTTLLSMVDASIGGKTGIDFNGVKNEIGIFKEAELVLIDLNYLKTLGKRELKSGMAEIFKYGLVADYSFWKEVNILSNNLIGRSFIERSILIKTRMVRIDPKEKFGSRKILNFGHTIGHALEAFFLDRYSPVSHGEAIAFGMICESWISWKINCLTEKQYDEISKNLSNTYPVKEIDQKTAETLRSLMLNDKKNEIGKICFSLLRTIGDCYYDKKVGDVIIQESLEQLKSLVKYD, from the coding sequence GTGAAAAATATCTCTATACTCCCCTCATCTGTGTTTTTTGGGGAAGAGGCATACAAACAATTGCATATTTTTTCCCATAAAAGGGATCTATCGAATATTTTTATTTTGGTTGATTCAAATACAAGAGAATATTGTCTTCCATATTTGTATAATCGCGTAACATTTTTAAGAACAGCTAAAATTGTAGAGGTACCTACTGGCGAAAAAGAAAAAAATATACAGAATTGTATAAAAATTTGGAAAGAATTTGAAAAACAAAATGCCGATAGAAAGAGTCTTCTTATTAATCTTGGTGGTGGTGTTATTACTGATATGGGGGGGTTTTCAGCTTCAGTTTTCAAAAGAGGAATAAGTTTTTTAAATGTTCCAACAACCCTTCTTTCTATGGTAGATGCTTCTATAGGAGGCAAAACTGGGATTGATTTTAACGGAGTAAAAAATGAAATTGGTATTTTCAAAGAAGCGGAATTAGTTTTAATTGATCTTAATTATCTAAAAACTTTAGGAAAAAGGGAGTTAAAATCAGGAATGGCAGAAATCTTTAAATATGGACTAGTTGCAGATTATTCTTTTTGGAAAGAAGTAAATATTTTATCCAATAATTTAATTGGGAGATCTTTTATTGAAAGATCCATTCTTATAAAAACCAGAATGGTTCGTATTGATCCAAAAGAGAAATTTGGATCAAGAAAAATTCTTAATTTTGGGCACACTATAGGCCACGCTTTAGAAGCTTTTTTTCTTGATCGGTATTCTCCTGTTTCACATGGAGAAGCAATTGCTTTTGGAATGATTTGCGAATCTTGGATTTCTTGGAAAATAAATTGCCTTACAGAAAAACAATATGATGAAATCAGTAAAAATCTTTCGAATACTTATCCAGTAAAGGAAATTGACCAAAAAACCGCAGAAACTCTTCGGAGTTTAATGCTAAATGATAAAAAAAATGAGATAGGAAAAATTTGCTTTTCCCTTCTTAGAACTATAGGAGATTGTTACTACGATAAAAAAGTAGGCGATGTAATCATTCAAGAAAGTTTGGAACAACTAAAAAGTTTAGTAAAATATGATTAA
- a CDS encoding S1 RNA-binding domain-containing protein has product MKNNKKITGVEVNLKKIYTETIPDIQECKIYKGVISHLSNREAIVDIGFKSEGVIPLREFKKKQELKIGSIVDVMIEKMDYKGQCIFSHKKAKILKNWERINFSYEKDEILLGIVLARTKGGLLVKALEIECFLPGSHINVKPIRDFDQFVGKPIAVKVVKINKKTKNIVVSHKILMERDIEEHKKEIIACMEKGQVVEGTVKNITNYGVFAKIGGIDALIHITDMKWNRIDHPSELVEIGQKVKCVVLNVDYTNNRIQLGLKQLLPHPWDALDPNIGVGYKVKGVVTLLSDYGALVEIFPGIEGLIHTSEISWDFHLLSAQDFLKIGDKVDAIITGIDRKEKKIYLSIKRITPDPWMNIYDKYPINSKHTGIIHSFANFGVFVELEKGISGVVSSKDLTWYKKIKHPSGFCKKGDKMEVVILNLDVNNRRINLGHKQLMENTWDLYEKIYVLDSLHFGVPIEVFDKGVTILLGSQKKFLVEAFAPARFLEKKIKKNDKFKIIEFNKELKRIIVSHYTQ; this is encoded by the coding sequence ATGAAAAACAATAAAAAAATAACAGGTGTAGAGGTAAATTTAAAAAAAATCTATACGGAAACTATCCCAGATATTCAAGAATGTAAAATATATAAAGGAGTTATATCCCATCTTTCCAATAGAGAAGCAATAGTGGATATTGGTTTTAAATCTGAAGGGGTGATTCCCTTAAGAGAATTTAAAAAAAAACAAGAGCTAAAAATTGGGAGCATTGTAGATGTAATGATTGAGAAGATGGATTATAAAGGTCAATGCATATTCTCCCATAAAAAAGCAAAAATTCTTAAAAATTGGGAACGTATTAACTTTAGTTATGAAAAAGATGAAATCCTTTTAGGAATAGTATTAGCTAGAACTAAAGGGGGATTGCTAGTAAAAGCTCTAGAAATTGAATGTTTTTTACCTGGTTCACATATAAATGTGAAGCCCATACGAGATTTTGACCAATTCGTTGGAAAACCTATTGCTGTAAAAGTAGTCAAAATCAATAAAAAAACGAAAAATATTGTTGTTTCTCATAAAATATTAATGGAGCGAGATATTGAAGAACATAAAAAAGAGATAATCGCTTGTATGGAAAAAGGGCAAGTAGTTGAAGGTACGGTAAAAAATATTACTAATTACGGGGTTTTTGCTAAAATAGGAGGAATAGATGCTTTGATTCATATTACTGATATGAAATGGAATCGAATTGATCATCCTTCAGAGTTAGTAGAGATTGGTCAAAAGGTTAAATGTGTTGTACTAAATGTCGATTATACCAATAATAGAATTCAACTTGGATTAAAACAGCTACTTCCCCATCCGTGGGATGCCTTGGATCCTAACATTGGGGTTGGATATAAAGTAAAGGGCGTAGTAACTTTACTGTCTGATTATGGGGCTTTGGTAGAAATTTTTCCTGGAATTGAAGGATTGATCCATACGAGTGAAATATCTTGGGATTTCCATCTTCTTTCTGCACAAGATTTTCTAAAAATAGGGGATAAAGTAGATGCTATAATTACAGGAATAGACCGTAAAGAAAAAAAAATATATTTGAGTATAAAAAGGATAACTCCAGATCCTTGGATGAATATTTACGATAAATATCCCATAAATTCAAAACATACTGGAATTATTCACAGTTTTGCTAATTTTGGGGTTTTTGTAGAATTGGAAAAAGGGATTAGTGGGGTCGTATCGTCTAAAGATCTTACTTGGTACAAAAAGATAAAACATCCTTCAGGATTTTGCAAAAAAGGAGATAAAATGGAGGTGGTTATCTTAAATTTAGATGTTAATAATAGACGTATAAATTTAGGACATAAACAGCTTATGGAGAATACATGGGATCTATATGAAAAAATATATGTCTTGGATAGTCTCCATTTCGGAGTACCGATAGAGGTTTTTGATAAAGGAGTAACAATCCTATTAGGAAGTCAAAAAAAATTTTTGGTAGAAGCTTTTGCTCCAGCTCGTTTTTTAGAAAAAAAAATTAAAAAAAATGATAAATTTAAAATTATTGAATTTAATAAGGAATTAAAAAGAATAATAGTCTCACATTATACCCAATAA
- the gyrA gene encoding DNA gyrase subunit A has product MNLKSRVIPIDIVNEMKSSYIDYSMSVIISRALPDVRDGLKPVHRRVLYGMYKLNVLSNSAYKKSARIVGEVLGKFHPHGDSSVYDAIVRMAQYWSLRHTLIDGQGNFGSLDNDPPAAMRYTEIRLSNFSEDMLVDIEKETVDMQLNFDDSMEEPTVLPTRIPNLLINGASGIAVGMATNMAPHNLKESIEAICAYIDNKNISIDELINYIKAPDFPTGGVIYGSQGVKEAFHVGKGRILLRARVHFEDIQGRKCLIVDEIPYQVNKEDMIEKTKNLVKEGKIENLSQIRDESDRRGMRIVYLLKQGTEPQIILNKLYKYTDLQTSFSVNNIALVKGKPVQLNLKEIIQYFVDHRNNVIMRRSRHDLRNAKERLHILKGFITALDSFDLVFQLVSNSKNPKDAIKALTKEFNFSEIQVRSILEMRLHRFTSLERNKIRSEYEEVKKIIKKLNNILNKEMLRLQLIKSELIEIKEKYSDKRRTEIDYSGNAEEFVDDITGVFTLSHKGYIKRTTLSAYKRQSRGVIGNIGAGVHEKDFMEHLLVAQNMPYMLLFTKKGKCFWLRVIDIPESAKTSKGRAIQNFIELDSDDQVKAYILSGNLKNFDYINSHYVILVTEKGIVKRTPLKSYSHPRKRGIQATIIRPGDSLIEAKLTTGNSDIFIAKKSGKSIRFSEKKIRLMGRTSYGVKSISLADDKDSVIGVVCVKPKEKENILVVSENGYGKRSNLGTYRRTDRIGKGIKTINITEKTGKLIAVKNVTDKNDLMIINKSGITLRIPVSVMRVMGRNTQGVRLINLKKDKIAAVATIET; this is encoded by the coding sequence ATGAATCTGAAGAGTAGAGTAATTCCTATTGATATAGTAAATGAAATGAAATCTTCATACATCGATTATTCGATGTCAGTAATTATTTCAAGAGCTCTACCAGACGTAAGGGATGGGCTTAAGCCTGTGCATAGACGTGTGCTTTATGGAATGTATAAACTTAATGTTCTCTCTAATAGTGCATATAAAAAATCTGCTAGGATAGTTGGGGAAGTATTAGGGAAATTTCATCCACATGGTGATAGTTCTGTTTATGATGCTATTGTTCGTATGGCGCAATATTGGTCTTTACGCCATACGTTAATTGATGGTCAAGGAAATTTCGGATCATTAGATAACGATCCTCCAGCTGCAATGAGGTATACAGAAATTCGATTAAGTAATTTTTCAGAAGATATGCTTGTTGATATTGAAAAGGAAACGGTGGATATGCAACTAAACTTTGATGATTCAATGGAAGAGCCTACCGTCCTTCCTACTCGTATTCCGAATCTCCTTATTAACGGAGCCTCTGGAATAGCAGTTGGAATGGCTACAAATATGGCACCTCATAATTTGAAAGAATCCATTGAAGCTATTTGCGCATACATTGATAACAAAAATATTAGTATTGACGAATTAATTAATTATATTAAAGCGCCAGATTTCCCTACAGGGGGGGTTATTTATGGATCTCAAGGAGTTAAAGAAGCTTTTCACGTAGGAAAAGGTCGTATTTTACTAAGAGCTCGGGTGCATTTTGAAGATATTCAAGGACGTAAATGCCTTATTGTAGACGAAATACCATATCAAGTGAACAAGGAGGACATGATAGAAAAAACTAAAAATCTTGTAAAAGAAGGTAAAATAGAAAACTTGTCGCAGATTAGGGATGAATCAGATAGGCGTGGAATGCGTATTGTATATTTGCTAAAGCAAGGGACTGAACCTCAAATAATTTTGAATAAACTTTATAAATACACTGATCTTCAGACTTCGTTTAGTGTTAACAATATTGCTTTAGTTAAAGGAAAACCTGTTCAGTTAAATCTTAAAGAGATTATTCAATATTTTGTAGATCATAGAAATAATGTTATTATGAGACGTTCCAGGCATGATCTACGTAATGCTAAAGAACGTCTTCATATCCTTAAAGGATTTATTACTGCTTTAGATAGCTTTGATCTAGTTTTTCAGCTGGTGAGTAATTCAAAAAACCCAAAGGATGCTATAAAAGCACTTACAAAAGAATTCAATTTTTCAGAAATTCAAGTACGATCTATTCTGGAAATGCGTTTGCATCGCTTTACTAGCCTTGAAAGGAACAAAATTAGATCAGAATATGAAGAGGTGAAGAAAATTATAAAAAAACTTAACAATATCCTAAATAAGGAAATGCTGCGATTGCAACTTATAAAAAGTGAACTAATAGAAATCAAAGAAAAATATAGCGATAAACGGAGAACTGAAATTGATTATTCAGGAAACGCTGAGGAATTTGTGGATGATATCACTGGAGTATTTACTTTATCTCATAAAGGATATATAAAACGCACTACTTTATCGGCGTATAAACGTCAATCTAGAGGCGTAATTGGAAATATTGGAGCTGGTGTTCATGAAAAGGACTTTATGGAACACTTACTCGTAGCTCAAAATATGCCATATATGCTTTTATTTACGAAAAAAGGAAAATGTTTTTGGCTTAGGGTGATTGATATACCCGAAAGTGCAAAAACGTCTAAGGGGAGAGCTATACAAAATTTTATCGAACTTGATAGTGATGATCAAGTTAAAGCTTATATTTTAAGTGGAAATCTAAAGAACTTTGACTATATCAATAGTCATTACGTAATTCTAGTAACAGAAAAAGGAATCGTAAAAAGAACCCCACTTAAAAGCTATTCTCATCCTAGAAAAAGAGGAATACAGGCAACAATAATTCGACCTGGTGATTCTCTAATAGAAGCAAAACTTACAACTGGAAACAGTGACATTTTTATAGCAAAAAAAAGTGGAAAATCTATTAGATTTTCTGAAAAAAAAATTCGTTTAATGGGGAGAACTTCTTACGGAGTTAAAAGTATATCATTAGCCGATGATAAAGATTCTGTTATTGGGGTGGTTTGCGTTAAACCGAAGGAAAAAGAAAATATATTGGTAGTTTCAGAAAATGGATATGGAAAACGTTCTAATTTAGGAACTTATCGCAGAACTGATAGAATTGGAAAGGGAATAAAAACAATCAATATAACTGAAAAAACTGGAAAATTAATAGCTGTTAAGAATGTAACTGATAAAAATGATTTAATGATTATTAATAAATCTGGTATTACCCTTCGCATACCTGTATCAGTGATGCGTGTTATGGGGAGAAATACGCAAGGAGTCCGATTGATCAATCTTAAAAAGGATAAAATTGCTGCAGTGGCTACTATTGAAACGTAA
- a CDS encoding ribosome-recycling factor: MEKLDLIIKSGEKNMEKSLEYLKMVFVRIRSGNSNPILLEGVKIECNGKMIPLKKIANVSSPDSMTLKIQPWDRSMLSFIEKSIINANYSPINNGENILIRLSRITEDGRKNLVKKTKAELETIKVRIRNLRKEVHKNLKKLEGISKDNMKSAEERIQKITNEYMKKVEDLYTIKEKEIMSI; this comes from the coding sequence ATGGAAAAATTAGATTTAATCATAAAATCTGGAGAAAAAAATATGGAAAAATCTCTAGAATACCTAAAGATGGTCTTTGTTAGAATCCGTTCAGGCAACTCTAACCCAATTCTCTTAGAAGGCGTAAAAATTGAATGTAACGGAAAAATGATTCCTCTTAAAAAAATAGCTAATGTAAGTTCTCCAGATTCAATGACACTAAAAATTCAACCTTGGGATCGTTCTATGCTTTCATTTATAGAAAAATCCATAATTAATGCTAATTATTCCCCAATAAACAATGGGGAAAATATACTAATTCGTTTGTCTAGGATAACTGAAGATGGCAGGAAAAATCTCGTAAAGAAAACAAAAGCTGAGTTGGAAACTATTAAAGTTAGAATCAGAAATCTACGAAAGGAGGTACACAAAAATCTTAAAAAATTAGAAGGTATTTCTAAAGACAATATGAAAAGTGCCGAAGAAAGGATTCAAAAAATAACTAATGAATACATGAAAAAAGTGGAAGATCTCTACACAATAAAAGAAAAGGAAATTATGAGCATTTAA
- the serS gene encoding serine--tRNA ligase — protein sequence MLRTSFIREYKKKVFIGLNKRFFTKTDLLNEVLILDEKKKKLQIKLEHLLSKSKNLDKFYKINSVELKLKKEIKYLRYKLVDIFEKLSEKLLQIPNIPDECVKIGKSKEDNELIYQYGDFPTLSESSLPHWNLEKKFRIFDFETGTKISQKGFPIYLGQGALLQRGLIKYFLDKNTESGYFEYELPYLVNEISVRSTGQLPDKEVQMYHIPMDDLYLIPTGEVPLMNIFRNKILEKKQLPIKAATYTPCFRREAGSYGNLVRGLNRIHQFHKVEIIQITEPKKSNYAFEEMKEHLLILLRSLELPFRVLRLCGGNMGITASITYDFEIYSAVQHRWVEVSSLSNCTDYQSTRLQLRYRTDEGKKTLCHTLNGSAFALPRVLAALMENNQKKEYITLPKELIPYTDFEVIKK from the coding sequence ATGTTACGAACTTCTTTCATTAGAGAATATAAAAAAAAGGTCTTTATTGGACTGAATAAACGATTTTTTACTAAAACTGATCTACTTAATGAAGTATTAATTTTGGACGAAAAAAAAAAAAAATTACAAATAAAATTAGAACATCTTTTATCTAAATCTAAAAATTTAGATAAATTTTATAAAATAAACTCAGTTGAGTTGAAATTAAAAAAAGAAATTAAGTATCTAAGATACAAATTGGTAGATATTTTTGAAAAACTTTCAGAAAAACTCTTGCAAATTCCCAACATTCCTGACGAATGCGTTAAAATAGGTAAATCAAAAGAAGATAATGAACTTATTTATCAATATGGAGATTTTCCAACTCTGAGTGAATCATCTCTTCCACACTGGAATTTGGAAAAAAAATTTAGAATTTTCGATTTTGAAACTGGAACAAAGATTAGCCAAAAAGGATTCCCTATTTATTTAGGACAAGGGGCACTATTACAGCGTGGGTTAATTAAATACTTTCTAGATAAAAACACAGAATCTGGGTATTTTGAATATGAGCTTCCTTACCTTGTGAACGAAATAAGTGTACGAAGTACTGGCCAACTTCCAGATAAAGAAGTCCAAATGTACCATATTCCAATGGACGATCTTTACTTAATACCAACTGGAGAAGTTCCTTTAATGAACATTTTTAGAAATAAAATATTGGAAAAAAAACAACTACCCATTAAAGCAGCCACTTATACTCCTTGTTTTAGGAGAGAAGCTGGATCTTATGGAAATCTAGTTCGAGGCTTAAACAGGATCCATCAATTTCATAAAGTGGAAATTATACAAATTACTGAACCTAAAAAGTCAAATTATGCTTTTGAAGAAATGAAAGAACATCTTCTAATACTTTTAAGAAGTTTAGAACTACCTTTTCGTGTGTTAAGACTTTGCGGGGGGAATATGGGAATCACCGCTTCAATAACTTATGATTTTGAAATTTATTCAGCAGTCCAGCATAGATGGGTAGAAGTAAGCTCTTTATCTAATTGCACAGATTATCAAAGTACTCGTCTTCAACTTCGATATAGAACAGATGAAGGAAAAAAAACACTTTGTCATACCTTAAATGGTAGTGCTTTTGCACTACCAAGAGTTTTAGCTGCTTTGATGGAGAATAATCAAAAAAAAGAATATATTACCCTACCTAAGGAGCTAATACCTTATACAGATTTTGAAGTTATTAAAAAATGA
- the asnS gene encoding asparagine--tRNA ligase, with product MKISSVKEILSKENISNKIRTKGWIRSFRNKRFIILNDGSSIKNLQILIERSSFNESFLRKMNIGTSLKVKGRLVKSPGKEQFIEISTEEIEICGEAKKEDILETILQPKIHSLEKLREQSHLRFRTNLFGAIMRIRHHLSFSVHEFFHQNDFFYIHTPIITSADAEGAGKMFSVSNDFFGKQAYLTVSGQLEAETAALAFGKVYTFGPTFRAENSNTPRHLAEFWMVEPEIAFCTLKDSMTLAEMFLKYLISHICENCKEDLQYLEIYHSFEEKQKNKSLLDQLSIALMLPFKKLSYTEAIKILKKSNRKFTCPIQWGMDLLSEHERYLTDKYFKSPLILFNYPKIVKPFYMRLNDDERTVSAMDILFPIIGEIIGGSQREDRYEILAQRMGDCGINKKNLWWYLDTRRFGSAPHSGFGMGFDRFTQFVTGMRNIRDVVPYPRTPGNAEF from the coding sequence ATGAAAATATCTAGTGTAAAAGAAATTCTAAGTAAAGAAAATATTTCTAATAAAATCCGAACAAAAGGATGGATACGGAGTTTTAGAAATAAGAGATTCATTATACTCAATGACGGTTCATCTATAAAAAATTTGCAGATTCTCATAGAGAGATCATCCTTTAATGAATCTTTTTTGAGAAAAATGAACATAGGAACTTCCCTTAAAGTAAAAGGGAGACTCGTTAAGAGTCCTGGAAAAGAACAGTTTATTGAAATATCTACGGAAGAAATTGAAATATGCGGAGAAGCTAAAAAGGAGGATATACTAGAAACTATTTTGCAACCAAAGATCCATAGTTTGGAAAAACTTAGGGAACAATCTCATCTGAGATTTCGCACAAATCTTTTTGGTGCTATTATGCGAATACGCCATCATCTTTCTTTTTCTGTACATGAATTTTTTCACCAAAACGATTTTTTTTACATTCATACTCCTATCATCACTTCAGCTGATGCTGAAGGTGCTGGAAAAATGTTTAGTGTATCAAATGATTTTTTTGGTAAACAAGCTTATCTAACTGTATCAGGTCAATTAGAAGCAGAAACAGCTGCTTTAGCTTTTGGAAAGGTTTATACTTTTGGCCCAACTTTCCGAGCAGAAAATTCTAACACGCCTAGACATTTAGCTGAATTTTGGATGGTTGAACCAGAAATAGCTTTTTGCACACTTAAAGATAGTATGACCTTAGCTGAGATGTTTTTAAAATATCTCATTTCGCATATATGCGAAAATTGCAAAGAAGACCTGCAATATCTAGAAATATATCATTCTTTTGAAGAAAAACAGAAAAATAAATCGCTTTTAGATCAATTGAGTATAGCATTGATGCTTCCTTTTAAAAAACTCAGTTATACTGAAGCTATAAAAATACTTAAAAAAAGCAATAGAAAATTTACATGCCCCATTCAATGGGGCATGGATTTACTTTCAGAACATGAAAGGTATTTAACCGATAAGTATTTTAAATCCCCATTAATCTTATTTAACTATCCAAAAATAGTTAAACCTTTTTATATGCGGTTGAATGATGATGAAAGAACTGTTAGTGCTATGGATATTTTATTTCCCATTATTGGAGAAATAATAGGGGGTTCTCAAAGAGAAGATCGTTATGAAATCTTAGCACAGCGTATGGGAGATTGTGGAATTAATAAAAAAAATTTATGGTGGTATCTGGATACGAGGCGTTTTGGATCAGCCCCACATTCAGGGTTCGGTATGGGATTTGACAGATTTACTCAATTTGTTACAGGAATGAGGAATATTCGTGACGTCGTTCCCTATCCCAGAACACCTGGAAACGCAGAATTTTAA
- the rsmD gene encoding 16S rRNA (guanine(966)-N(2))-methyltransferase RsmD has protein sequence MRIISGKLKGRKFYPPKNIYVRPTMDKAKESLFNVLSNYLENNLLVLDIFSGTGSISFEFISRGALMVYCVDVNCLCTKYIKETSKKFKISKKMQIFCENAFHFFNKNIPTFDIIFADPPYHIENSNLELLFQLVLKKNGCIKTNGLIILEHSAKKNYFVMSLPYYRGTKKYGDTYFSFFKNL, from the coding sequence ATGCGAATTATTTCAGGAAAATTAAAAGGTAGAAAATTTTATCCCCCTAAAAATATTTACGTTAGACCGACTATGGATAAAGCTAAAGAATCTTTATTCAACGTATTATCTAATTATTTAGAAAATAATCTTCTTGTTCTAGATATATTCAGCGGAACAGGAAGTATTAGTTTTGAATTTATTTCTCGAGGAGCTTTGATGGTTTATTGCGTTGACGTAAATTGCCTTTGCACAAAGTATATAAAGGAAACTTCTAAGAAGTTTAAAATTTCCAAGAAAATGCAAATATTTTGTGAAAACGCTTTTCATTTTTTTAATAAAAATATTCCTACTTTCGATATAATTTTTGCTGATCCTCCTTACCATATAGAGAATAGTAATTTGGAGTTATTGTTTCAATTAGTTTTGAAAAAAAATGGGTGTATTAAAACAAATGGTTTAATTATTTTGGAACATTCAGCTAAGAAAAATTATTTTGTTATGAGTCTCCCCTATTATAGGGGGACTAAGAAATACGGAGATACTTATTTTAGTTTTTTTAAAAATTTATAA
- a CDS encoding methylenetetrahydrofolate reductase has translation MKVIEHITRTKKTLFSFEILPPLFKGSIEIVFDTLDSLMEFYPPFINITYHRSECFRKSRQGTIGSCAAVTKKYNVETVPHLLSSVFYKNNIEDTFMNLQFMGIENLFCLRGDSINCEKVGKKKLYALDLLKQVPDTINSKTFDLCLGVAGYIEKHFESPNPEMDLHYLNKKIEAGANYIITQMFFENKKYFEFVKICREKGISLPIIPGIKPIYCKYHLKRLPYNFYVALPNELVKEAKNEKYIEKIGIEWGLKQSKELKDSGVEIIHYYTMGRYNNIGKIIQMIYQ, from the coding sequence ATGAAAGTAATTGAACATATTACCAGAACTAAAAAAACATTATTTTCCTTTGAAATACTTCCTCCTCTCTTTAAGGGATCAATAGAAATTGTTTTCGATACTTTAGATTCTTTAATGGAATTTTATCCACCCTTTATCAATATTACCTATCATCGTTCTGAGTGTTTTAGAAAAAGTAGGCAAGGAACTATAGGGAGTTGTGCTGCTGTAACGAAAAAATATAATGTTGAAACTGTCCCTCATTTGCTTTCTTCTGTATTTTACAAGAATAACATCGAAGATACTTTTATGAACCTCCAGTTTATGGGAATAGAAAATTTATTCTGCCTAAGAGGCGATTCTATCAACTGCGAAAAAGTGGGTAAAAAAAAATTATATGCCCTGGATTTACTGAAGCAAGTACCTGATACTATAAATAGTAAAACATTTGATTTATGTCTTGGAGTAGCTGGATATATTGAAAAACATTTTGAATCTCCTAATCCAGAAATGGATTTACATTATCTAAATAAAAAAATTGAAGCTGGGGCTAATTATATAATAACTCAAATGTTTTTTGAGAACAAAAAATATTTTGAATTTGTCAAAATCTGCAGAGAGAAAGGTATATCCTTACCAATAATTCCAGGTATTAAACCAATATACTGCAAATATCATTTAAAACGTTTGCCATATAATTTTTATGTAGCTCTTCCAAATGAGCTTGTAAAAGAAGCTAAAAACGAAAAATATATAGAAAAAATAGGAATAGAATGGGGGCTAAAACAATCTAAAGAATTAAAAGATTCTGGAGTAGAAATAATTCATTATTATACTATGGGCCGTTATAATAATATTGGCAAAATTATTCAAATGATCTATCAATAA